ACCTGTACCTGGCGATGGCGGGGTACTTCGACTCACTGGGACTGAAGGGGTTTGCGAACTGGATGCGCGTGCAGGTGAAGGAAGAGCGGACGCACGCGATGATGATGTACACCTACCTCAACGAGGTCGGCGGCCGAGCCCACATGCTGCCGATTGAGGGCCCGCCGAACGAGTGGGAATCGCCGCTCGCCGCCTTCAAGCACGTGCTGGAGCATGAGCAGTTCGTGACCTCGCGAATCCACAACCTGGTGAACATGGCGACCGAAGAGAAGGACCACGCGAGTGTCGCCTTCCTGCAGTGGTTCGTGACCGAGCAGGTTGAGGAGGAGGCCAGTGCGACCGAGATCGGCCTCGAGCTGAAGCTCATCGGCGACAATGGACAGGGGCTGC
The nucleotide sequence above comes from Armatimonadia bacterium. Encoded proteins:
- a CDS encoding ferritin, which translates into the protein MISAKMQDAFNEQINKELYSEYLYLAMAGYFDSLGLKGFANWMRVQVKEERTHAMMMYTYLNEVGGRAHMLPIEGPPNEWESPLAAFKHVLEHEQFVTSRIHNLVNMATEEKDHASVAFLQWFVTEQVEEEASATEIGLELKLIGDNGQGLLMKDRELATRIFTLPAEAVGAGVI